The Streptococcus toyakuensis genome has a window encoding:
- a CDS encoding ABC transporter ATP-binding protein: MQNKKEQWAVLKRLMSYLKPYGLLTFLALSFLLATTVIKSVIPLVASHFIDQYLSNLNQLAVTVLLAYYGLYILQTLVQYVGNLLFARVSYSIVRDIRRDAFANMEKLGMSYFDKTPAGSIVSRLTNDTETISDMFSGILSSFISAVFIFLTTLYTMLVLDFRLTALVLLFLPLIFLLVNLYRKKSVKIIEKTRSLLSDINSKLAENIEGIRIIQAFNQEKRLQAEFDEINQEHLVYANRSVALDALFLRPAMSLLKLLGYAVLMAYFGYRGLYLGITAGTMYAFIQYINRLFDPLIEVTQNFSTLQTSMVSAGRVFSLIDERTYEPLQENGQAKVKEGNIRFEHVCFSYDGKHPILDDISFSVNKGETIAFVGHTGSGKSSIINVLMRFYEFQSGRILLDDVDIRDFSQEELRKNIGLVLQEPFLYHGTIKSNIAMYQEISDEQVQDAAAFVDADSFIQELPLGYDSPVSERGSSFSTGQRQLLAFARTVASQPKILILDEATANIDSETESLVQASLAKMRQGRTTIAIAHRLSTIQDANCIYVLDKGRIIESGTHEELLALGGTYHKMYSLQAGAMA; encoded by the coding sequence ATGCAGAATAAGAAAGAACAATGGGCTGTATTGAAGCGCTTGATGTCTTATCTCAAGCCTTATGGACTCCTTACCTTTTTGGCACTCAGTTTTCTCCTAGCGACGACGGTCATCAAAAGTGTCATTCCCCTTGTGGCTTCCCACTTTATCGACCAGTATCTCAGCAATCTCAATCAACTCGCTGTGACCGTTTTGCTGGCCTACTATGGCCTTTATATCCTACAAACTCTGGTCCAGTATGTCGGCAATCTTCTCTTTGCGCGCGTGTCTTACAGTATTGTTAGGGATATTCGTCGCGATGCCTTTGCCAATATGGAAAAGCTGGGCATGTCTTATTTTGACAAGACGCCAGCAGGCTCTATCGTCTCTCGTTTGACAAATGACACCGAGACCATCAGTGATATGTTTTCGGGAATTTTGTCCAGCTTTATCTCAGCAGTTTTCATCTTTCTGACAACTCTTTATACCATGTTGGTGTTGGATTTTCGTTTGACTGCATTAGTCTTGCTCTTTCTCCCCTTGATTTTCCTTTTGGTCAATCTCTATCGGAAAAAATCAGTGAAAATCATTGAGAAAACCAGAAGTCTCTTGTCAGATATCAATAGCAAGCTGGCTGAAAACATCGAGGGAATCAGAATAATCCAGGCCTTTAATCAAGAGAAGCGCCTGCAGGCGGAATTCGATGAAATCAACCAAGAACACTTGGTCTATGCCAACCGTTCTGTAGCCTTGGATGCCCTCTTTTTGCGCCCTGCCATGAGTTTGCTGAAACTCCTAGGATACGCTGTTTTGATGGCCTATTTTGGCTATCGTGGTCTTTATCTGGGAATAACGGCAGGAACCATGTATGCCTTTATCCAGTATATCAATCGTCTCTTTGATCCCTTGATTGAAGTGACGCAAAACTTCTCAACCCTGCAAACGTCTATGGTTTCTGCAGGTCGTGTCTTTTCCCTGATAGACGAGAGGACCTATGAACCTCTTCAAGAAAATGGCCAGGCTAAAGTCAAAGAAGGCAATATCCGTTTTGAACATGTGTGTTTTTCTTATGATGGGAAACATCCGATTCTGGATGATATTTCCTTCTCCGTTAATAAGGGTGAGACCATTGCCTTTGTGGGGCATACAGGTTCTGGGAAATCTTCTATTATCAATGTCCTCATGCGCTTTTATGAATTCCAGTCAGGGCGAATTCTCTTGGATGATGTGGATATCAGGGATTTCAGTCAGGAAGAGCTGAGAAAAAACATTGGTCTGGTCTTGCAGGAACCCTTTCTTTATCACGGGACTATCAAGTCCAATATCGCCATGTACCAAGAGATCAGTGATGAGCAGGTCCAGGATGCGGCAGCCTTCGTGGATGCAGATTCCTTTATTCAGGAACTTCCTTTGGGTTATGATTCCCCTGTTTCTGAGCGTGGCTCCAGTTTTTCAACTGGACAGCGCCAGCTTCTTGCCTTTGCTAGAACAGTCGCCAGTCAGCCTAAAATTCTGATTTTGGATGAAGCGACAGCCAATATTGACTCTGAAACAGAAAGTTTGGTTCAAGCTTCTCTGGCTAAGATGAGACAGGGACGGACAACCATTGCCATCGCTCACCGCCTTTCGACCATCCAAGACGCCAACTGTATTTATGTTTTGGATAAGGGACGCATTATCGAGAGTGGAACTCATGAGGAACTCTTGGCTTTGGGAGGAACCTACCACAAGATGTATAGCTTGCAGGCAGGGGCCATGGCCTAA
- a CDS encoding sugar transferase, whose translation MLKWEDLPVEMKSSEVESYYQLVSKRKGSLIFKRCLDWVLALVVLVLTSPIFLILSIWIKLDSKGPVIYKQERVTQYNRPFKIWKFRTMVTDADKQGSLVTSANDSRITKVGNFIRRVRLDELPQLVNVLKGEMSFVGTRPEVPRYTEQYSPEMMATLLLPAGITSPASINYKDEDTIISQMTEKGLSVDQAYVEHVLPEKMRYNLAYLREFSFLGDIKIMFQTVFEVLK comes from the coding sequence ATGCTGAAATGGGAAGACTTGCCCGTGGAAATGAAATCAAGCGAGGTTGAGTCTTACTACCAGCTTGTCTCTAAAAGGAAGGGTTCGCTGATTTTCAAGCGTTGCTTGGATTGGGTTCTAGCCTTGGTTGTACTTGTTCTGACCTCTCCCATCTTTCTCATCTTGAGCATTTGGATCAAGTTGGATAGCAAGGGGCCAGTGATTTACAAGCAAGAGCGCGTGACCCAGTACAATCGACCTTTCAAGATTTGGAAGTTCCGTACCATGGTGACGGATGCGGATAAACAAGGGAGTCTGGTGACTTCTGCTAACGATAGCCGCATTACCAAGGTTGGCAATTTTATCCGCCGTGTCCGTTTGGACGAACTGCCTCAGTTGGTCAATGTTCTTAAAGGTGAGATGTCCTTTGTAGGGACGCGTCCTGAAGTGCCTCGTTACACAGAGCAGTATAGCCCTGAGATGATGGCAACCTTGCTTTTGCCAGCAGGGATTACCTCTCCAGCCAGCATCAACTACAAGGATGAGGACACTATCATCAGTCAAATGACGGAGAAAGGTCTGTCGGTTGACCAAGCCTATGTCGAACACGTCCTTCCTGAAAAGATGCGCTATAACCTCGCCTATCTCCGAGAGTTTAGTTTCCTTGGAGACATCAAAATCATGTTTCAAACCGTGTTTGAAGTGCTAAAATAA